In a genomic window of Helianthus annuus cultivar XRQ/B chromosome 10, HanXRQr2.0-SUNRISE, whole genome shotgun sequence:
- the LOC118482710 gene encoding uncharacterized protein LOC118482710, with protein sequence MDRGSLWKRVVWAIHNNSRSWSFIPAKLSLAGPWKQIKKLSDDFEAMGINLELMFKGYPGSEKQMLFWKERWLFDVPLCEKYPLIFQLETNKNALIRDRVIEGDAGRELFYSWVRLPTSVAETDELDSLSVAVMGFEFGLGADRWVWKLEDSGIFSVNSVRNKLQHNVFSDLRLEFEWNNWSPIKVNFLVWRLIQDKVPTTMALTRRNVVVTNSRCRMCDEEDESALHLFGSCRVADQIWEFISRWCRIRSIFILELSDLANIHKRNRGSERWKKAVSMVTQAAIWVIWRSRNDAVFNGKHPNVSRMKEEIKMLGYMWLKSRVKLENLAWVNWCNFDLYALGV encoded by the coding sequence ATGGATAGGGGTAGCTTGTGGAAGAGAGTGGTGTGGGCAATACATAATAACTCACGGTCTTGGAGCTTTATTCCAGCAAAGTTGTCTCTTGCCGGGCCAtggaaacaaataaaaaaattgtCGGATGATTTCGAGGCTATGGGTATCAATCTGGAACTTATGTTTAAAGGGTATCCGGGTTCCGAGAAACAGATGTTATTCTGGAAAGAGAGGTGGTTGTTCGATGTACCGCTTTGCGAGAAATACCCGCTGATTTTTCAGCTTGAGACGAACAAGAATGCTCTTATTAGGGATCGGGTCATTGAGGGGGATGCCGGAAGGGAGCTATTTTACTCGTGGGTCAGATTACCGACAAGTGTAGCTGAAACGGATGAACTTGACAGTCTCTCAGTTGCGGTTATGGGGTTCGAGTTTGGGCTTGGAGCGGATAGGTGGGTGTGGAAGTTGGAGGATTCGGGGATATTCTCGGTAAATAGTGTGCGAAATAAGTTACAGCACAATGTTTTTTCTGATCTCAGGTTGGAGTTCGAATGGAACAATTGGTCGCCTATAAAGGTGAACTTTTTAGTATGGAGACTTATTCAGGATAAAGTGCCCACCACCATGGCCCTCACTAGAAGAAATGTGGTGGTGACGAATAGCCGCTGTAGAATGTGCGATGAGGAAGATGAATCAGCTTTGCACCTTTTCGGCTCCTGCCGAGTTGCGGATCAAATCTGGGAGTTTATTTCTAGATGGTGCAGGATCAGATCTATTTTTATTTTGGAATTATCAGATCTGGCCAACATTCACAAAAGGAACAGAGGTTCGGAGAGATGGAAAAAAGCGGTATCTATGGTGACTCAAGCAGCTATTTGGGTCATTTGGAGGAGCCGTAATGACGCGGTTTTTAACGGAAAGCACCCAAACGTAAGCAGAATGAAAGAAGAGATTAAGATGCTTGGTTACATGTGGTTAAAAAGTCGTGTGAAGCTGGAGAATTTAGCATGGGTCAACTGGTGCAATTTCGATCTGTATGCTCTTGGtgtatga